A portion of the Oncorhynchus nerka isolate Pitt River linkage group LG27, Oner_Uvic_2.0, whole genome shotgun sequence genome contains these proteins:
- the selenos gene encoding selenoprotein S — MDDDVTIEDEGGPEIQKTPLGNQDLSFVQQTVGPLVAEYGWYLLFMCVGVYLVVQHLSKRRASQGQSSSASGAVQDPNAVVRRQEALEASRRRMQEELDAKAALFRLKQQQLEEEKRQQKIEMYDSMKEGRSYRGKAKTAQNTEQASTSTTVLKPKTDKKPLRSSGFNPLSGEGGGSCAWRPGRRGPSAGGG; from the exons ATGGATGACGATGTTACCATTGAGGACGAAGGTGGACCAGAAATACAGAAGACACCCCTTGGAAACCAGGATTTAAGTTTCGTGCAACAAACTG TTGGACCATTGGTGGCAGAATATGGATGGTATCTGTTGTTCATGTGTGTGGGGGTCTACCTGGTGGTCCAGCACCTGAGCAAGAGGAGAGCCAGTCAGGGACAGAGCAGCTCGGCGTCTGGAGCAGTGCAAG ATCCCAATGCAGTAGTGAGGAGACAAGAGGCACTGGAGGCGTCCAGGAGAAGAATGCAGGAGGAGCTGGATGCCAAGGCGGCCCTCTTCAGGCTGAAACAACAACAG ctggaggaggagaagagacaacAGAAAATTGAGATGTATGACAGCATGAAAGAGGGGAGGAGTTACAGAGGAAAAGCAAAGACAGCCCAG AACACTGAACAGGCCAGCACATCGACTACAGTGTTGAAACCAAAGACTGACAAGAAGCCCCTACGGAGCAGTG GCTTTAATCCCCTGAGCGGAGAGGGAGGTGGATCCTGTGCGTGGAGACCAGGAAGGAGAGGGCCGTCAGCTGGTGGCGGATGA